The genome window CAGTCACTTCATTCACTGCAGGCTTTACCTTTGGAGGGCGACCCCTTGGCCTCCGAGTCCCTGTCACCATCTCCACTGTGGTTGTAGCAGCACCACCCATGCCTCCACTTGGCTTCGCCATCTTCCGAGGCCTTCCTCTTGGCTTTCCACTACCTGTGGCCATTTTTGGCTTCACCGGTTTTGGAGGTGCATTTGGGTCCTTTGGCTGGCCACCCCTAGGCCTAGATGAGGCCAGGCCAGCATCAGGTGCTAATGGATCCTTGGGCTTGGGAGGCCTGCCACGACCA of Tripterygium wilfordii isolate XIE 37 chromosome 13, ASM1340144v1, whole genome shotgun sequence contains these proteins:
- the LOC120013412 gene encoding HMG-Y-related protein A-like, yielding MATEEVHKPASLPPYPEMIFEAIAALNESNGSNKTSISKHIESKYGDLPAGHSTLLSHHLNKMKDIGELVFLKNNYMKADPNAPPRRGRGRPPKPKDPLAPDAGLASSRPRGGQPKDPNAPPKPVKPKMATGSGKPRGRPRKMAKPSGGMGGAATTTVEMVTGTRRPRGRPPKVKPAVNEVTVEN